A region from the Beduinella massiliensis genome encodes:
- a CDS encoding ABC transporter permease subunit has translation MKKFWKNANLSLKAGLIMTAFFFFIGFVVYFIPHTSPFAFNTYPKKLLPSAEHWLGTTSLGQDVLWLLIESIHNSLVIGLIVATIGTVVGVFVGLIAGFSGGTLDRVLMVVTDTFVVIPSLPILILMTSLMKGSATVVMMALVLAMFAWAWPSRQIRSMALTLKERDFIHTAKFSGESSVQIVATEILPYALSWSLSNFMNATLSAIASESSLAVLGLSPANLISLGNMIQWARDRNAIMARQWFWIGSPIVATVLLFIGLFLLITGYNDYMSMKRGR, from the coding sequence ATGAAAAAATTCTGGAAAAATGCGAATCTAAGCCTAAAAGCCGGGTTGATCATGACCGCGTTCTTCTTCTTCATCGGCTTTGTCGTCTACTTCATTCCCCATACCAGCCCCTTCGCCTTTAATACATACCCCAAGAAGCTCCTGCCCAGCGCGGAGCACTGGCTGGGCACCACCTCTCTGGGACAGGACGTCCTGTGGCTGCTGATCGAGTCCATCCATAACTCGCTGGTCATCGGCCTGATCGTCGCCACCATCGGCACGGTCGTCGGCGTGTTCGTCGGCCTCATCGCCGGCTTCTCCGGCGGCACGCTCGACCGCGTGCTCATGGTCGTCACCGATACCTTCGTCGTCATCCCCTCCCTGCCGATCCTGATCCTCATGACCTCGCTCATGAAGGGCTCGGCCACCGTGGTGATGATGGCCCTGGTGCTGGCGATGTTCGCCTGGGCCTGGCCGAGCCGCCAGATCCGCTCGATGGCGCTGACGCTCAAGGAGCGCGATTTCATCCACACCGCGAAGTTTTCCGGCGAAAGCTCGGTACAGATCGTCGCGACGGAGATTCTGCCCTACGCGCTGAGCTGGTCGCTTTCCAACTTCATGAACGCAACGCTTTCCGCCATCGCCTCCGAGTCCAGCCTGGCGGTTCTGGGCCTCTCGCCCGCGAACCTGATTTCCCTGGGCAACATGATTCAGTGGGCCCGCGACCGCAACGCCATCATGGCCCGGCAGTGGTTCTGGATCGGCTCTCCGATCGTCGCGACCGTGCTGCTCTTCATCGGCCTGTTCCTGCTGATCACCGGCTACAACGACTATATGTCCATGAAGAGAGGTAGATAA
- a CDS encoding ABC transporter permease subunit, producing the protein MKFWKYLGLRLLTWALTIWIGVTFIFFIPRMFPSDPVENMIGQMQARSGQMDPEQKEALRKSLRVQFGLEGSLLEQYGSFLWKGLLHFDFGPSLMSYPTDTGTIIWQYLPYTVGLSLTSTLLAWIIGNIIGLLAGFRKNKRSSKILEGIAICIYPIPYFIVALVLQIFFAFILKWFPLQSTFNMGGSFGTFFASLIKASTLPAVSLLLVGTGWWIISMKSLAGTTAEEDFVLYARYRGLSEGKIGKSYVFRNSILTQITALAMSLGGVFNGSIMTEIIFGYPGVGKLIQNAILQSDYNMILGCITISIVAISTATLIADLVYPFIDPRIRYS; encoded by the coding sequence GTGAAATTTTGGAAGTATTTAGGCCTTCGTCTCCTGACGTGGGCGCTGACCATCTGGATTGGCGTTACTTTCATCTTTTTTATCCCGCGCATGTTCCCCTCCGACCCGGTTGAGAACATGATCGGCCAGATGCAGGCGCGTTCCGGCCAGATGGACCCTGAGCAAAAGGAAGCGCTGAGAAAATCCCTGCGCGTGCAGTTCGGCCTGGAAGGCTCGCTGCTCGAGCAGTACGGCTCGTTTTTATGGAAGGGCCTTCTGCACTTTGACTTCGGCCCCAGCCTGATGAGCTATCCGACAGATACGGGTACGATCATCTGGCAATACCTCCCCTATACCGTCGGCCTATCGCTGACATCCACGCTATTGGCGTGGATCATCGGCAATATCATAGGCCTTCTGGCTGGCTTTAGAAAGAACAAGCGTTCCTCCAAGATTCTGGAGGGCATCGCGATTTGTATTTACCCCATTCCTTACTTCATCGTCGCTCTGGTGCTGCAGATCTTCTTCGCCTTCATCCTGAAATGGTTCCCCCTGCAGTCTACGTTCAACATGGGAGGCAGCTTCGGCACGTTCTTCGCCTCGCTCATCAAGGCCTCCACGTTGCCCGCGGTTTCCCTGCTGCTGGTCGGCACCGGTTGGTGGATCATTTCCATGAAGTCGCTCGCCGGCACCACCGCGGAGGAAGATTTCGTCCTCTACGCGCGCTACCGCGGCCTGTCTGAAGGAAAGATCGGCAAGAGTTATGTCTTCCGCAACTCGATCCTGACGCAGATCACCGCGCTGGCCATGAGCCTGGGCGGCGTGTTCAACGGCTCGATCATGACCGAGATCATCTTCGGCTATCCGGGCGTCGGCAAGCTGATCCAGAACGCGATTTTACAGTCCGACTACAACATGATCCTGGGTTGTATCACCATCTCGATTGTCGCCATTTCCACGGCTACGCTGATCGCTGACCTCGTCTATCCGTTCATCGATCCGCGCATCCGTTATAGCTGA
- a CDS encoding ABC transporter substrate-binding protein, which translates to MRKILSIVLTLAMVFSLSSFAFAEEMTDVGTPRAETLIVEMQSPTDTPGQFNPYMQGTQMGSGIHQLMMSHLWEMDTVKGEQFGEIAEGMPVSNEDFTEHTVKIRQGIKWSDGVDLTAKDVAFTVNMILTNPGIAQSAYFNTVFASCEAVDDYTVKFVTKESFPRLTLKFGVTIWGTDLRIVPEHVYSKVDDVTTFKDEAPVVAGPYTVNSYDPLGKWILYEKRADWQSSTVGVVTGMEPTAKYVLFKALGDSTTKQMMMINNEVDILCEVTPEELEVMTSANDKIACWYKDFPYATSDDPCSKGLSFSIGKGAPYDSADFRWGIAMAMNFDEISMNIFDGVGRASCLPILTATSAMQELYYKPLQSWLEEFELDLGDGTTVKPFDSGYAERMAATLTAQGYDIPTDKDALVDMFGIGCWKYDPEAATKLLTKAGLEKKDDGWYFGGAPFSIELSYIADSEAQAGRGTQAAYDQLTKFGLNCTLTSKSSAVWSADGETGNYEIGGYWPTGGITKDIYSQINGWDADLIVPLGERGSGQGTRWNNQVATDAIHEMAKLSPDDEKTYELAMTFLKEAVKDMPFIGFHSGVKFVPTNSTNWEGYPCAEDPYNGPWWWWSCFKYIVPHITPVAK; encoded by the coding sequence ATGCGCAAAATCCTCTCTATCGTCCTCACGCTCGCGATGGTGTTCTCCCTGAGCTCCTTCGCATTTGCAGAGGAAATGACCGACGTCGGCACGCCCCGCGCTGAGACGCTCATCGTCGAAATGCAGAGCCCGACCGACACTCCCGGCCAATTCAACCCCTACATGCAGGGCACCCAGATGGGTTCCGGCATCCATCAGCTCATGATGAGCCATCTTTGGGAAATGGACACCGTTAAAGGCGAGCAGTTCGGCGAGATCGCCGAAGGCATGCCCGTCTCCAACGAAGACTTCACCGAGCACACCGTGAAGATCCGCCAGGGCATCAAGTGGTCCGACGGCGTCGACCTCACCGCGAAGGACGTCGCCTTCACCGTCAACATGATCCTGACGAACCCCGGTATCGCTCAGAGCGCGTACTTCAACACCGTGTTCGCGTCCTGCGAGGCGGTCGATGATTACACCGTGAAGTTCGTGACGAAGGAATCCTTCCCCCGCCTGACGCTCAAGTTCGGCGTCACGATCTGGGGCACCGACCTTCGTATCGTTCCCGAGCACGTCTATTCCAAGGTGGACGACGTCACCACGTTCAAGGACGAAGCGCCCGTCGTCGCTGGCCCGTACACCGTGAATTCCTACGACCCGCTGGGCAAGTGGATTCTGTACGAAAAGCGCGCTGACTGGCAAAGCAGCACCGTCGGCGTCGTGACCGGCATGGAGCCCACGGCCAAGTACGTGCTCTTCAAGGCGCTGGGCGACTCCACCACCAAGCAGATGATGATGATCAACAACGAAGTCGACATCCTCTGCGAAGTCACCCCCGAAGAGCTCGAGGTCATGACCAGCGCGAACGACAAGATCGCCTGCTGGTACAAGGACTTCCCGTACGCTACGTCTGACGACCCGTGCTCCAAGGGCCTGTCCTTCTCCATCGGCAAGGGCGCGCCGTACGACAGCGCCGACTTCCGCTGGGGCATCGCGATGGCCATGAACTTCGACGAAATCTCCATGAACATCTTCGACGGCGTCGGCCGCGCGAGCTGCCTGCCGATCCTGACGGCCACCAGCGCCATGCAGGAACTGTACTACAAGCCCCTGCAGTCCTGGCTCGAGGAGTTTGAACTCGACCTGGGCGACGGCACGACCGTGAAGCCGTTTGACAGCGGATACGCCGAGCGCATGGCCGCTACGCTGACCGCGCAGGGCTATGACATCCCCACCGACAAGGACGCGCTGGTCGACATGTTCGGCATCGGCTGCTGGAAGTACGATCCGGAAGCCGCCACCAAGCTGCTGACCAAGGCCGGCCTTGAGAAGAAGGACGACGGCTGGTACTTCGGCGGCGCTCCCTTCTCCATCGAGCTGTCCTACATCGCCGACAGCGAAGCGCAGGCTGGCCGCGGCACGCAGGCCGCGTACGACCAGCTGACCAAGTTCGGCCTCAACTGCACGCTGACGAGCAAGAGCTCCGCCGTGTGGAGCGCCGACGGCGAGACCGGCAACTACGAAATCGGCGGCTACTGGCCGACCGGCGGTATCACCAAGGACATCTACTCCCAGATCAACGGCTGGGACGCCGACCTGATCGTGCCGCTGGGCGAGCGCGGATCCGGCCAGGGCACCCGCTGGAACAACCAGGTAGCGACGGACGCGATCCACGAGATGGCGAAGCTGTCTCCGGACGACGAGAAGACCTATGAGCTGGCCATGACCTTCCTGAAGGAAGCTGTCAAGGATATGCCGTTCATCGGCTTCCACTCCGGCGTCAAGTTCGTTCCCACCAACAGCACCAACTGGGAAGGCTACCCCTGCGCCGAGGATCCCTACAATGGTCCGTGGTGGTGGTGGAGCTGCTTCAAGTACATCGTGCCGCACATCACGCCGGTCGCGAAGTAA
- a CDS encoding GntR family transcriptional regulator — MEIILSHSSDKPIYEQITSQIKRMIASGELPPGELLPSMRVLARDLRISVITTKRAYQDLERDGFIETVAGKGSFVAGKNAELIREEHLRLVEESLSCAVETARMGGITRREVEELLNILYEEEG; from the coding sequence ATGGAGATCATCCTTTCGCACTCGAGCGACAAGCCGATCTACGAGCAGATCACCTCGCAGATCAAGCGGATGATCGCGTCGGGCGAACTGCCACCGGGGGAGCTGCTGCCCAGCATGCGCGTGCTGGCAAGAGATCTCCGCATCAGCGTAATCACGACCAAGCGCGCGTATCAGGACCTGGAGCGCGACGGATTCATCGAAACAGTCGCCGGAAAGGGCAGCTTTGTCGCGGGCAAGAACGCCGAGCTCATCCGCGAGGAGCACCTGCGCCTGGTGGAGGAATCCCTCAGCTGCGCCGTAGAAACGGCGCGCATGGGCGGCATCACCCGCCGGGAGGTCGAGGAGCTGCTCAATATCTTATATGAAGAGGAAGGCTGA
- a CDS encoding ATP-binding cassette domain-containing protein: MADALRIEGLCKRYGTFSLKDVGFRMESGTIMGLVGENGAGKTTTIKAILGLVRPDGGRIEILGREASFGAYQARAQVGYVPDECCFHTGMSAGDVRRTMAALCPQWDSALFGALIGQFGIDPKKQIKDFSKGMRMKLSIAAAMARRPRLLVLDEPTGGLDPVARDELLDILQQYVEDEENAVLFSTHITSDLDKIADAVTFLHEGHIVLSATRDDLMDAMGVARVSASQLTELQGGEALRVRREKHGCTVLVKDRRSVARRHPNWVVEGVSIEEMMLLIVRGEAV, from the coding sequence ATGGCGGATGCACTTCGCATCGAGGGCCTGTGCAAGCGATACGGCACGTTTTCCCTGAAGGACGTAGGGTTCAGGATGGAGTCCGGAACGATCATGGGATTGGTCGGGGAAAACGGCGCGGGCAAGACGACGACGATCAAGGCGATTTTGGGGCTCGTGCGCCCGGACGGGGGCCGCATCGAGATCCTGGGGAGGGAGGCGTCCTTCGGCGCGTATCAGGCGCGGGCGCAGGTGGGCTACGTGCCCGACGAATGCTGCTTTCATACGGGCATGAGCGCGGGGGACGTGCGGCGAACGATGGCGGCGCTCTGCCCGCAGTGGGATAGCGCGCTGTTCGGCGCGCTGATCGGGCAGTTTGGCATCGACCCGAAAAAGCAGATTAAGGATTTTTCCAAGGGCATGCGCATGAAGCTTTCCATCGCCGCGGCGATGGCACGACGCCCCCGGCTGCTCGTTCTGGACGAGCCGACCGGCGGTCTCGATCCTGTGGCGCGCGACGAGCTGCTGGACATCCTGCAGCAGTACGTGGAGGATGAGGAAAACGCGGTGCTCTTCTCGACGCACATCACCAGCGACCTGGACAAGATCGCGGATGCGGTCACCTTTCTGCACGAGGGGCATATCGTCCTTTCCGCGACGCGCGACGACCTGATGGACGCCATGGGCGTAGCGCGCGTGAGCGCCTCGCAGCTGACGGAGCTGCAGGGCGGCGAGGCGCTTCGCGTGCGCCGGGAGAAGCACGGCTGCACGGTGCTGGTAAAAGACCGCAGGTCGGTGGCGCGGCGGCATCCGAACTGGGTTGTGGAGGGCGTGAGCATCGAGGAAATGATGCTGCTGATCGTAAGGGGGGAAGCGGTATGA
- a CDS encoding ABC-2 transporter permease yields MKGLLLKDMIVAGRQAKSSLVIVLLYLVLFRNNAPVLVGLVSMLCLMTAISSFSYDEAVKWPAYAAALPMPRRALVRAKYLLSFGLLALGVLLSAAVALIVTALTGGSQVAEVLGAALGCGLIMGFMICLTLPLMFRFPVERARVFMTLAMLIPTILVVGLAGVLPSMPQAEAVSSAPWALICVLAVAVLVVIGIASYRISVRFIEKKEF; encoded by the coding sequence ATGAAGGGGCTCTTGCTGAAGGATATGATCGTGGCGGGCAGACAGGCGAAGTCCTCGCTGGTGATCGTGCTGCTCTACCTGGTGCTCTTTCGGAACAACGCGCCGGTATTGGTGGGGCTGGTTTCGATGCTCTGCCTGATGACGGCGATTTCCAGCTTCAGCTACGACGAAGCGGTGAAATGGCCTGCTTATGCGGCCGCGCTGCCGATGCCGCGTCGCGCGCTCGTGCGGGCGAAGTACCTGCTCAGCTTCGGCCTTTTGGCGCTGGGCGTGCTGCTTTCGGCGGCGGTCGCGCTGATCGTGACGGCTCTGACCGGCGGTTCGCAGGTAGCGGAGGTACTGGGCGCGGCGCTGGGGTGCGGGCTCATCATGGGATTCATGATCTGCCTGACGCTGCCGCTGATGTTCCGCTTTCCGGTGGAAAGGGCGCGCGTCTTTATGACGCTGGCGATGCTGATTCCCACGATTCTCGTGGTCGGCCTGGCGGGCGTGCTGCCGTCAATGCCGCAGGCGGAGGCGGTTTCGAGCGCCCCATGGGCTCTGATTTGCGTGCTGGCGGTCGCGGTACTCGTTGTCATCGGCATCGCCTCCTATCGGATTTCCGTGCGCTTTATCGAGAAAAAGGAATTTTAA
- a CDS encoding ROK family protein produces MRILALDIGGTAIKSALLDGAGHILREAEAPSEGKRGGPYLMARAQAVIDGYDGYDALGVSTTGQVDARTGRIVFANDNVPNFTGTPVGERLHAYTGVPVAVENDVNAAALGEAHFGAGRGTRDFLCLTYGTGVGGAIVLDGRIYGGADGVAGEVGHILTHPEGLPCACGQRGCYEQYASTTALLRAARAVEPEIEDGRDLFARVSSRPDLADAVSAWVHEVVFGLVSLTHIFNPALIVLGGGVMSQRAVLRAVESLLYPRLMESYRGVKLAGAQLGNQAGVYGAFVLALSALEGSK; encoded by the coding sequence ATGCGTATTTTGGCGCTCGATATCGGCGGGACGGCCATCAAGTCCGCCCTGCTGGACGGGGCGGGGCATATCCTTCGGGAGGCGGAGGCGCCCTCCGAGGGCAAACGGGGCGGTCCGTACCTGATGGCGCGCGCCCAGGCTGTCATCGATGGATACGACGGATACGACGCGCTGGGCGTCTCCACCACCGGGCAGGTGGACGCACGGACGGGGCGCATCGTCTTCGCCAACGACAATGTGCCGAACTTCACCGGCACGCCCGTGGGCGAACGCCTCCATGCCTACACAGGGGTGCCGGTGGCGGTCGAAAACGACGTAAACGCCGCCGCGCTGGGCGAGGCGCACTTCGGCGCGGGCCGGGGGACGCGCGACTTTTTATGCCTGACCTACGGCACAGGCGTGGGCGGCGCGATCGTCCTGGATGGACGAATTTACGGCGGTGCAGACGGCGTCGCGGGCGAGGTGGGGCACATCCTGACGCACCCGGAGGGCCTGCCCTGCGCCTGTGGGCAGCGCGGCTGCTACGAGCAATACGCCTCTACCACGGCGCTGCTGCGCGCGGCGCGCGCGGTCGAGCCGGAAATCGAGGACGGGCGCGATCTTTTCGCGCGGGTCTCCAGCCGTCCGGACCTGGCGGATGCGGTGTCCGCGTGGGTGCACGAGGTGGTCTTCGGGCTCGTCTCGCTGACGCACATCTTCAATCCCGCGCTGATCGTGCTGGGCGGCGGCGTGATGAGCCAGCGCGCCGTCCTGCGCGCGGTGGAGAGCCTGCTGTACCCGCGCCTGATGGAGAGCTACCGCGGCGTCAAGCTGGCGGGCGCGCAGCTCGGCAATCAGGCGGGGGTGTACGGGGCGTTTGTGTTGGCGCTGAGCGCGCTGGAGGGCAGCAAATGA
- a CDS encoding SIS domain-containing protein, with translation MTNDIFTEIHTRYNQFTKAEKRVADLVLEKPDQVVYMSITDLADACGVGDTSVFRFCRDLDKKGYQDFKMALAQALASGSEDAAATQMTGAVGFKDSLDVVVQKVLSTNVGALNETYRLIRKEDISTAVDWMIQAKSIYFFGVGGSMVAALEAQSRFMRITSKAHMTIDLHLQAMSAALMGPEDLAIAFSYSGATKDTLDVVSKARAGGAKVIGITRFTRSPLSALCDLRLLCGANEGPLQGGSMSAKMSQLFLLDVLYVEYFKRTYETSTQSKAATADAITSKLY, from the coding sequence ATGACGAACGATATTTTTACGGAAATTCATACGCGCTACAATCAGTTTACCAAGGCGGAAAAACGCGTGGCGGATTTGGTGCTGGAGAAGCCGGATCAGGTGGTGTATATGTCGATCACCGATCTGGCGGATGCCTGCGGCGTAGGGGACACGAGCGTCTTCCGCTTCTGCCGCGACCTGGACAAGAAGGGCTATCAGGACTTCAAGATGGCGCTGGCGCAGGCGCTGGCCTCCGGCTCGGAGGACGCCGCGGCAACCCAGATGACCGGCGCGGTTGGCTTTAAGGATTCGCTGGACGTGGTGGTGCAGAAGGTGCTTTCCACCAACGTCGGCGCGCTCAACGAAACCTACCGCCTGATCCGCAAGGAGGACATCAGCACGGCGGTCGACTGGATGATCCAGGCCAAGAGCATCTACTTCTTCGGCGTGGGCGGTTCGATGGTCGCGGCGCTGGAGGCGCAGAGCCGCTTCATGCGCATTACCAGCAAGGCGCACATGACCATCGACCTGCATTTGCAGGCAATGAGCGCCGCATTGATGGGCCCGGAGGATCTGGCGATCGCCTTTTCCTATTCCGGGGCGACGAAGGACACGCTCGACGTGGTCAGCAAGGCCCGGGCGGGCGGGGCAAAGGTCATCGGCATCACCCGCTTTACCCGTTCGCCCCTGAGCGCCCTGTGCGACCTCAGGCTTCTGTGCGGCGCGAACGAGGGGCCGCTGCAGGGCGGCTCGATGTCCGCGAAGATGTCGCAGCTCTTTTTGCTCGATGTGCTCTACGTCGAGTACTTCAAGCGCACCTATGAAACCTCCACGCAGAGCAAGGCCGCCACGGCCGACGCGATCACGAGCAAGCTATATTAA
- a CDS encoding N-acetylmannosamine-6-phosphate 2-epimerase, translating into MSSMDKKQAVLSQIKGGLVVSCQALSDEPLHSSIIMGRMAYAAMLGGACGIRANTPEDILQIRREVDLPIIGLTKCVSPDSPVYITPTLCEVDALCEAGCEIIAMDATDRPHTGGLTIEALFPQVRAKYPEQLFMADIATFEEGLNAQRLGFDLVSTTLSGYTADTKDRVLPDFELMRRLSLALSIPVIGEGGIWSPDELKKAMEQGVFACVVGTAITRPREITRRFADAIKPAR; encoded by the coding sequence ATGAGCAGTATGGACAAAAAACAGGCCGTCCTTTCCCAAATCAAGGGGGGATTGGTGGTTTCCTGTCAGGCTCTTTCGGATGAGCCGCTGCACAGTTCTATAATCATGGGCCGCATGGCCTATGCGGCGATGCTGGGCGGCGCGTGCGGCATCCGGGCGAATACGCCGGAAGACATCCTGCAGATCCGGCGTGAGGTGGACCTGCCCATCATCGGGCTTACGAAGTGCGTTTCGCCGGACAGTCCGGTATACATTACGCCGACGCTTTGCGAGGTGGACGCCCTTTGCGAGGCGGGCTGTGAAATCATCGCCATGGACGCGACGGATCGTCCGCATACAGGCGGGCTCACCATAGAGGCGCTCTTTCCGCAGGTGCGCGCGAAGTATCCGGAGCAGCTCTTCATGGCGGACATCGCCACCTTCGAGGAGGGGCTGAACGCGCAGAGGCTCGGCTTCGACCTGGTGAGCACCACGCTGTCCGGCTATACGGCGGATACGAAGGACCGGGTTCTGCCGGACTTTGAATTGATGCGCAGGCTGTCCCTGGCGCTTTCGATTCCCGTGATCGGGGAAGGCGGCATCTGGTCTCCGGATGAATTGAAGAAAGCGATGGAGCAGGGCGTCTTCGCCTGCGTCGTGGGCACGGCCATCACACGCCCGCGCGAGATTACCCGCCGCTTCGCCGACGCCATAAAGCCCGCTCGTTAA
- a CDS encoding extracellular solute-binding protein, producing MKHLRKIISVVLALMMMLGVVASAESATQELDEGYFRFEDTVTITVGKEQSTANWPDPQDSTENNLATRTILEKFNIDVQADWVSDDYYTKLALSISAGDLPDVFVIDSSHYNLYLELVDNDMLADLRGVYEEYASDYVRHLYETFNDKPLTALTNEDGQMFGLPQGSNYYGSESYLWIRQDWLDELGLEQPKTIEELENVLIAFRDKKSSKGLLIGNVMSGTFNDISNLAAAFDLYPGYWMKGEDGEISYGSVNPKMKELLTVLQRWYAEGLINPEFMTSDSDSNKAMFASGESGTAIANAWFSIGISELMNVEGADVRILAAPLNEEGHFNLVMNPIWNSILCVSKDCENLAAVMEVVNYVADKHGEFGKEIYSAYNVQGVQWEAYYPFGLFNLIAADEIIDTYYGILEYQETGELSKPYDLDWLIYLVDAFLKDEPYDAEPSSVFWYTYAYYYVCEQIAGENVVEVDQAFTARTESMADFWSNLETLESTYLQQIIIGEKAVDAYDEFIKRWKNEGGDLITAEVRAMME from the coding sequence ATGAAACACCTGAGGAAGATCATATCTGTAGTTTTGGCGCTGATGATGATGCTGGGCGTTGTAGCATCTGCAGAGTCGGCCACACAGGAGCTTGATGAGGGCTATTTTCGATTTGAGGATACCGTGACAATCACCGTGGGCAAAGAACAGAGTACCGCGAATTGGCCGGATCCGCAGGATTCTACCGAGAACAATTTGGCGACCCGCACCATTCTGGAGAAATTTAATATCGATGTTCAAGCAGATTGGGTTTCTGATGACTACTATACGAAGTTGGCCTTGAGCATCAGCGCCGGAGATCTGCCAGACGTGTTTGTTATTGACAGCTCCCACTACAATCTCTATCTGGAGCTGGTCGACAATGACATGCTCGCCGATCTGCGCGGAGTGTATGAGGAGTACGCCAGCGACTACGTACGTCACCTGTACGAGACCTTTAACGATAAGCCCCTGACGGCACTGACCAATGAGGACGGTCAGATGTTCGGTCTCCCACAGGGAAGCAACTACTATGGCAGTGAATCCTATCTATGGATTCGCCAGGATTGGCTGGATGAACTGGGTCTTGAGCAGCCGAAGACCATTGAGGAGTTGGAGAATGTACTGATTGCCTTCCGCGACAAGAAGAGTAGCAAGGGACTACTGATTGGCAATGTTATGTCTGGCACCTTTAACGATATCTCCAATCTTGCAGCTGCCTTTGATCTTTATCCCGGCTACTGGATGAAGGGCGAGGATGGCGAGATTTCCTATGGTTCCGTGAATCCGAAAATGAAGGAACTTCTGACGGTTCTTCAGCGCTGGTATGCGGAAGGTCTCATCAATCCTGAGTTTATGACCTCTGACAGCGATTCAAACAAGGCGATGTTCGCTTCCGGAGAGAGCGGCACCGCAATCGCCAACGCGTGGTTCTCCATCGGTATCTCCGAGCTGATGAATGTGGAAGGCGCAGACGTGAGAATTCTGGCAGCGCCGTTGAATGAAGAGGGTCATTTCAATCTCGTGATGAATCCCATCTGGAACTCTATCCTGTGTGTCAGCAAGGATTGCGAAAACCTAGCGGCAGTCATGGAAGTTGTGAACTATGTTGCGGATAAGCACGGAGAGTTTGGCAAGGAGATCTATTCTGCCTATAACGTACAGGGCGTTCAGTGGGAAGCGTACTATCCCTTTGGCCTGTTTAATTTGATTGCTGCCGACGAGATCATCGATACCTATTATGGTATTTTGGAATATCAGGAGACCGGCGAGCTGTCGAAGCCCTACGATCTGGATTGGCTGATCTATTTGGTGGACGCATTCCTGAAGGATGAGCCCTACGACGCTGAGCCCAGCAGTGTTTTCTGGTATACCTACGCATACTATTATGTCTGCGAGCAGATTGCTGGCGAAAATGTTGTAGAGGTTGATCAGGCATTCACTGCGCGTACTGAGTCCATGGCTGACTTCTGGTCGAACCTTGAGACGTTAGAATCCACCTACCTGCAACAGATCATCATCGGTGAGAAGGCAGTTGACGCCTACGATGAGTTTATCAAGAGATGGAAGAACGAAGGTGGCGACTTAATCACGGCTGAGGTTCGTGCTATGATGGAATAA
- a CDS encoding ABC transporter permease subunit: protein MLIRKYERFYHAMVLPGLIMLILFNFIPMYGAVMAFQNFKPSKGIFGSQWVGMQNFRKLMMMSGFRQAVVNTLIIAVLKIILGIIVPVFFAVILNECGNRRIKRSVQTICYLPNFLSWVILGVIFTNFFSLNGLFNQFIGLLGAEAEIWMVKASSFRILLILTDTWKNFGYTAIIYLSAMTNISQNMYEAADIDGANRFQKIRYLTLPSITPTVILMTTLSLKGVLDGGFDQVFNMYSELVYSTGDIIDTYIYRIGLVDLKYSMSAAVSLAKSAVSFVLIVLSYQLANKFSGYKIF, encoded by the coding sequence ATGCTTATACGAAAATATGAGCGCTTCTATCACGCGATGGTCTTGCCCGGATTGATCATGCTGATATTGTTTAATTTTATTCCAATGTACGGTGCTGTGATGGCTTTTCAGAATTTCAAACCATCGAAGGGCATATTTGGATCGCAGTGGGTAGGAATGCAGAATTTCCGCAAATTGATGATGATGTCGGGGTTCCGCCAGGCTGTTGTCAATACGCTGATTATTGCCGTTTTAAAAATTATTCTGGGAATCATCGTACCGGTTTTCTTTGCTGTGATACTCAATGAATGTGGAAACCGCCGAATCAAAAGGTCGGTTCAAACGATTTGTTACCTGCCGAATTTTCTTTCATGGGTTATCTTGGGTGTGATTTTTACAAATTTCTTTTCCTTAAATGGACTTTTCAATCAGTTCATCGGTCTCCTTGGCGCAGAAGCGGAAATCTGGATGGTCAAAGCATCGTCGTTTCGTATCTTGCTGATTCTGACAGACACCTGGAAAAACTTTGGCTATACAGCCATCATTTATCTGTCGGCAATGACCAACATCAGTCAGAATATGTACGAAGCGGCAGATATTGATGGTGCAAACAGGTTTCAGAAAATTCGCTATCTGACGTTGCCAAGCATTACGCCAACTGTGATTCTGATGACAACGCTTTCGTTGAAAGGCGTTTTGGATGGAGGATTTGATCAAGTTTTTAATATGTATTCTGAATTGGTATATTCAACGGGTGATATCATCGACACGTATATATACCGTATAGGTCTCGTTGATTTAAAATACAGCATGTCTGCTGCTGTCAGTCTGGCAAAATCTGCCGTGAGCTTTGTGCTGATTGTGCTGAGCTACCAGTTGGCAAATAAATTCTCCGGATATAAGATCTTTTAG